A stretch of the Xiphias gladius isolate SHS-SW01 ecotype Sanya breed wild chromosome 19, ASM1685928v1, whole genome shotgun sequence genome encodes the following:
- the tars1 gene encoding threonine--tRNA ligase 1, cytoplasmic — MAEQTVAEKMSALQVAEGKKGGTESGKDGGKKKAKGAAGDSGGRAELSPPPQYIDERLTLYAKLKAEHEALMAERAAKNSRAIKVTLPDGKVVEAESWKTTPYQVACGISQGLADNTVIAKVNNSVWDLDRPLEDDCSLQLLKFDDDEAQAVYWHSSAHILGEAMERVYGGCLCYGPPIENGFYYDMFLENNEGVSSNDFPCLENLCKKIIKEKQPFERLEIKKETLLEMFKYNKFKCRILSEKVTTPTTTVYRCGPLIDLCRGPHVRHTGKIKALKIHKNSSTYWEGKADMETLQRIYGISFPDPKMLKEWEKFQEDAKNRDHRKLGREQDLFFFHDLSPGSCFFMPKGAFIYNSLIEFIRSEYRKRGFQEVVTPNIYNSKLWQTSGHWQHYSENMFSFEVEKETFALKPMNCPGHCLMFDHRPRSWRELPLRMADFGVLHRNELSGALTGLTRVRRFQQDDAHIFCSMDQIEEEIKGCLDFLRTVYGVFGFTFKLNLSTRPEKFLGDPEVWDQAEKQLENSLNDFGEKWVLNPGDGAFYGPKIDIQIKDAIGRYHQCATIQLDFQLPIRFNLTFVSHDGNDKTSPVIIHRAILGSVERMIAILTENYAGKWPLWLSPRQVMVVPVGPTCEEYAQKVKQEFHNSGFMTDVDLDPGCTLNKKIRNAQLAQYNFILVVGEKEKTSNTVNVRTRDNKVHGERTVEECIERLRQLKSSRSRNAEEEF; from the exons ATGGCTGAACAGACCGTCGCGGAGAAAATGAGCGCACTGCAAGTGGCCGAGGGAAAAAAG GGGGGAACTGAAAGCGGTAAAGACGGAGGAAAGAAGAAGGCTAAAGGCGCTGCTGGAGACTCTGGAGGCAGGGCTGAG CTGTCACCACCACCTCAGTACATCGATGAGCGTCTTACTTTGTACGCAAAGCTGAAAGCCGAGCATGAAGCCCTGATGGCAGAGAGGGCCGCGAAGAATAGCCGAGCCATTAAGGTGACCCTGCCTGATGGAAAGGTGGTGGAGGCCGAGTCTTGGAAGACCACACCGTACCAGGTGGCCTGTGGAATCAG TCAAGGCCTCGCCGACAACACAGTGATTGCAAAAGTGAACAACAGTGTGTGGGACCTGGACAGACCTCTGGAAGATGACTGCAGCCTTCAGTTGCTCAagtttgatgatgatgaagctCAGGCT GTCTACTGGCACTCCAGTGCCCATATCTTGGGTGAAGCCATGGAGAGGGTGTACGGAGGCTGCCTCTGCTATGGTCCCCCCATCGAGAACGGCTTCTACTACGATATGTTCCTGGAGAACAATGA GGGTGTATCGAGCAATGACTTCCCATGTCTGGAAAACTTGTGCAAGAAAATCATCAAGGAGAAGCAGCCGTTTGAGAGGCTAGAGATAAAGAAGGAGACTTTGTTGGAAATGTTCAAG TACAACAAGTTTAAGTGCCGCATTCTGAGTGAGAAAGTCACCACTCCCACTACCACAGTTTACAG GTGTGGTCCCTTAATTGACTTGTGTCGGGGGCCGCATGTGAGACACACTGGGAAAATCAAGGCCCTTAAGATCCACAAg AATTCGTCTACATACTGGGAGGGAAAGGCGGACATGGAAACCCTCCAGAGGATCTATGGGATCTCCTTCCCTGACCCCAAAATGCTCAAAGAGTGGGAGAAGTTTCAGGAGGATGCCAAGAACAGAGATCACCGCAAACTGGGCCGA gagcaGGACCTGTTCTTCTTCCATGATCTGAGTCCAGGGAGCTGCTTCTTCATGCCAAAGGGGGCCTTCATCTACAACAGCCTGATTGAGTTCATCAGA AGTGAGTACAGGAAGAGGGGTTTCCAGGAGGTGGTGACACCCAACATCTACAACAGCAAACTGTGGCAGACCTCTGGCCACTGGCAGCACTACAGTGAGAATATGTTTTCCTTCGAGGTTGAGAAGGAGACCTTCGCTCTCAAACCCATGAACTGCCCCGGACACTG TCTGATGTTTGATCACCGGCCGCGCTCCTGGAGAGAGTTGCCCCTTCGGATGGCCGACTTTGGCGTCCTGCACAGGAACGAGCTGTCAGGAGCCCTGACTGGCCTCACTCGTGTGCGCCGCTTCCAGCAGGACGACGCTCACATCTTCTGCTCAATGGACCAG ATTGAGGAGGAGATCAAGGGCTGCCTGGACTTCCTGCGGACTGTGTATGGTGTGTTTGGCTTCACTTTCAAACTCAACCTCTCCACAAGACCAGAGAAGTTCCTGGGGGACCCGGAGGTGTGGGACCAAGCAGAGAAG caacTGGAGAACAGCTTGAATGACTTTGGGGAGAAATGGGTTCTCAACCCAGGTGACGGAGCTTTCTATGGACCAAAG ATCGACATACAGATCAAGGATGCCATCGGTCGGTACCATCAGTGTGCCACAATTCAGCTTGATTTCCAGCTCCCGATCCGCTTTAATCTCACCTTTGTTAG CCATGATGGTAACGACAAGACGTCACCAGTCATCATCCATAGAGCCATCCTGGGATCAGTAGAGAGGATGATCGCTATTCTGACTGAAAACTACGCAGGCAAATG GCCTCTGTGGCTCTCTCCTCGTCAAGTGATGGTTGTACCTGTGGGACCAACCTGTGAGGAGTACGCTCAGAAG GTAAAGCAGGAATTCCACAACAGCGGCTTCATGACTGACGTTGATCTCGACCCCGGCTGCACCCTGAACAAAAAGATCAGAAATGCACAGTTGGCGCAGTACAACTTCATCCTGG TggtgggagagaaggagaagacaaGTAACACTGTAAATGTCCGCACTCGGGACAACAAAGTGCACGGCGAGCGCACTGTGGAGGAGTGCATCGAGCGTCTGAGACAGCTCAAGTCCTCCAGGAGTCGGAATGCTGAAGAGGAATTCTGA